In a single window of the Rhizoctonia solani chromosome 16, complete sequence genome:
- a CDS encoding Zinc-binding dehydrogenase: protein MSTIPTTAQAWRFPVDQKSWNGHKSLELREVKITPPKQGEVLVKLRAAALNYRVFDAKALLPIPAHLSYEEAATIPCAALTAWHSLFEKRPVTKDSTVLVLGSGGVSVFGAQLAKAAGARVIATTSSKEKAAKYKDLGVDDIINYREVPEWSNKVRELTEGKGVEHVLEVGGQGTLMQSIKSAKREGLVHVIGAVAQGNPGGETIQDLAMTLLFGQALIAGIVVGSKAMCERLDAFMAEHKIKPVIDRVFGWTEVVNALDYQLSGSHFGKIVVKID, encoded by the exons ATGTCTACTATCCCGACTACTGCTCAGGCGTGGCGCTTCCCTGTTGACCAAAAGAGTTGGAACGGCCACAAGAGCCTCGAGCTCCGCGAAGTTAAAATCACTCCTCCCAAGCAAGGAGAGGTTCTGGTGAAGCTACGCGCGGCTGCTCTTAACTACAG GGTGTTTGATGCCAAAGCTCTCCTCCCGATCCCAGCTCACCTTTCTTACGAAGAGGCTGCCACCATCCCATGTGCAGCATTGACCGCATGGCACTCGTTATTTGAAAAGCGACCCGTCACCAAAGATTCGACCGTGCTGGTACTTGGCAGCGGAGGAGTTTCCGTCTTTGGCGCGCAGCTTGCCAAGGCCGCGGGGGCACGGGTCATTGCTACTACTTCAAGCAAGGAGAAGGCGGCCAAGTATAAGGATTTGGGAGTTGACGATATCATCAACTACCGAGAGGTGCCTGAGTGGTCAAACAAGGTCAGAGAGTTGACTGAAGGTAAAGGTGTCGAGCACGTCCTTGAAGTTG GCGGACAGGGCACCCTCATGCAATCCATCAAGTCTGCCAAACGCGAAGGCTTAGTACATGTTATCGGCGCCGTTGCGCAGGGTAACCCAGGTGGCGAAACCATCCAAGACCTGGCCATGACGTTGTTATTCGGACAGGCCTTG ATCGCCGGAATCGTGGTCGGAAGCAAGGCAATGTGCGAGAGGTTGGACGCATTCATGGCTGAGCACAAGATTAAGCCAGTTATTGATCGTGTATTTGGTTGGACCGAGGTGGTCAATGCGTTGGACTACCAGCTCAGTGGTTCCCACTTTGGAAAAATCGTCGTCAAAATCGACTGA
- a CDS encoding major facilitator superfamily transporter, with protein MSSSTDRNSHSDVESAAPTIVDDNRSKNDPGDVGEVIAPGEESAQEIKDEKGDPFLVQWDGPDDPANPKNWSRTFRWYITALGGVAVLNATFASSAPSGIEGQLIRDFNLSTIVAILTISLFVVGYCVGPLLWGPLSENYGRRPIFLIGFVVYTGFQIGGALAPNIASILVFRFLGGTFAACPLTNSGAIIADIWDADTRGKALAIFTLAPFAGPALGPTVAGYMSLAGVSWRWLFGVLSIFAGICTIVLAFTLPETYAPIILKKRAEKLRKSTGDDRYYSAIERENLHWAKRIENILGRPFIMFFQEPMLFAVTLYMSFIYGCVYLLFAAYPIVFTQGHHLNSGASGLMFLPLFGGGIGGVVVYLVYYNPIYTRRIREFAPRPVPPEYRLDMALLAAPLYSISFFWFGWTSYPSISYFAPAFSGALSGFTIVLLFLSLFNYIIDAYLMYAASALAISTVVRSAFGAGFPLFATSMYEKLNPRIASTVLGAIAAAMIPIPFILRKYGAQVRRKSKYAPS; from the exons ATGTCTTCGTCGACTGACCGAAACTCTCACTCGGATGTCGAGTCAGCTGCACCCACCATCGTCGACGACAACCGATCCAAGAACGATCCAGGAGATGTTGGCGAGGTCATTGCTCCAGGCGAAGAGTCTGCACAGGAGATAAAGGACGAGAAAGGAGATCCAttccttgtacagtgggaTGGCCCAGACGATCCTGCCAACCCTAAA AACTGGAGCAGGACGTTCAGGTGGTATATTACGGCGCTGGGAGGCGTAGCTGTACTCAATGC AACTTTTGCGAGTTCGGCACCTTCTGGAATTGAAGGACAATTGATTAGAGACTTTAATCTCTCCACAATAG TTGCTATTCTTACTATCAG TCTCTTCGTCGTTGGTTATTGTGTTGGCCCTCTTCTATGGGGTCCTCTATCCGAGAATTATGGTCGCCGTCCGATATTTCTCATCGGCTTTGTTGTCTACACAGGCTTTCAAATAGGTGGCGCCCTCGCACCAAATATCGCATCTATACTCGTCTTCAGGTTCTTGGGTGGGACATTTGCCGCATGTCCCCTTACTAATTCTGGAGCTATCATCGCCGACAT TTGGGATGCAGATACACGCGGCAAGGCGCTCGCCATATTCACTCTTGCTCCGTTCGCAGGTCCAGCATTGGGTCCAACCGTTGCTGGTTACATGAGCCTCGCGGGTGTCAGCTGGCGTTGGTTGTTTGGCGTTCTATCCATTTTC GCGGGAATATGCACCATTGTCTTGGCATTTACTCTTCCCGAGACGTACGC CCCTATCATTCTGAAGAAGCGCGCGGAAAAACTACGCAAGTCTACTGGTGATGATCGATATTATAGCGCAATCGAAAGGGAGAACCTTCACTGGGCCAAGCG AATCGAAAATATCCTTGGACGACCATTTATCATGTTTTTCCAAGAACCTATGCTTTTTGCCGTAACACTATACATGTCATTCATCTATGGTTGTGTCTACCTGCTCTTTGCCGCCTACCCGATTGTTTTCACCCAGGGGCACCATCTTAACTCGGGCGCCTCGGGCTTGATGTTCTTGCCGTTATTTGgtggaggaattggaggtGTCGTTGTC TACCTTGTATACTACAACCCGATATATACGAGACGTATTCGCGAATTTGCTCCTCGACCCGTACCACCCGAGTATCGCTTAGATATGGCTCTCCTAGCAGCTCCTTTGTACTCGATCAGTTTCTTTTGGTTCGG ATGGACATCCTACCCATCGATCTCCTATTTTGCCCCTGCTTTTTCGGGTGCTCTCTCTGGGTTTACAATCGTTCTCCTTTTCCTCTCGCTATTCAACTACATCATCGACGCATACCTCATGTACGCCGCATCCGCGCTGGCCATTTCAACTGTCGTTCGATCAGCGTTTGGAGCTGGTTTCCCACTGTTTGCGACGAGCATGTACGAAAAACTCAATCCAAGGATCGCGAGTACGGTATTGGGCGCGATCGCAGCTGCGA TGATACCCATCCCGTTCATACTTAGAAAATACGGCGCCCAAGTCCGACGCAAGTCCAAATACGCACCTTCATAG
- a CDS encoding choline transport protein has protein sequence MASELTTSTTRPQPVAIQTSIPVATSSKVPGSPISATSSTFPQVVPDVASQTGRNLILCFDGTGDQYDQDNSNIVRFVQLLKKDDKSKQMATGIGTGVGLKPTNKFVSKVSQAVDMALATGLSIHVRAGYEFLMQNYSEGDRISLFGFSRGAYTARALAGMLHKVGLLPAYNHEQVPFAYKMFKRDDPEGWKMSNGFKRAFCTDVKIDFVGVFDTVNSVGIIPRELPFAKTNYLIRVFRHAVALDERRAKFKANMWGRATEEEEMLGAAGKRGIYIRKKTLSGVNISSFVKGWEEFVDRVKVDHGKDKDGKAKEKQAGKQEKTTDVVEERADHDVEKDEDEKSGHHESIPDVSHHGGQDCSTPEEREHETDVKEVWFAGAHCDVGGGSVLNETKNHLARIPLRWMVRECFLNNTGILFHSTELAEIGLSPCSLWPIVKIPTPLPPLPTSELKHELDPTDGTLVDSPPSTPLPGNPLLPLAHLTLGSNEDANDAITPIYDQLTIAKWWWILEVMPLRQRYQRHDKTWRTWFEINMGRSRKIHGQKRFPTYVHRSVLYRMQELGYVPRAELLANPSPIWVD, from the exons ATGGCCTCGGAACTTACGACTAGCACGACTCGTCCTCAGCCTGTAGCTATCCAGACCTCAATACCCGTCGCCACTTCAAGCAAAGTCCCTGGCTCACCCATCAGTGCAACATCATCGACATTTCCCCAGGTTGTACCTGATGTCGCGTCTCAGACAGGACGTAACTTGATTCTGTGTTTTGATGGGACGGGAGATCAGTACGATCAAGAT AACTCGAACATTGTTAGGTTTGTTCAGTTGTTGAAGAAGGATGACAAGTCCAAACAAATGGCAA CTGGCATCGGAACGGGTGTCGGACTTAAGCCAACCAACAAGTTTGTCTCAAAGGTATCTCAGGCAGTCGACATGGCCTTGGCTACGGGTCTGTCCATCCACGTCCGAG CTGGTTACGAGTTTTTGATGCAAAATT ATTCCGAGGGGGACAGAATCTCTTTGTTTGGTTTCTCTCGGGGAGCGTACACCGCCCGGGCACTCGCGGGAATGTTGCACAAG GTTGGATTACTTCCTGCCTACAACCATGAGCAAGTTCCATTTGCCTACAAGATGTTCAAACGTGATGACCCAGAAGGATGGAAAATGTCCAATGGATTCAAGCGAGCTTTCTGTACCGATGTTAAAATCGATTTTGTTGGCGTATTCGATACTGTAAACTCTGTTG GGATAATCCCCCGCGAACTCCCGTTTGCTAAAACCAACTACCTCATTCGTGTTTTCAGGCATGCTGTAGCATTAGACGAGCGTCGGGCCAAGTTCAAGGCTAACATGTGGGGTCGGGCTacggaggaagaggaaatgCTTGGCGCCGCTGGGAAACGAGGAATCTATATCCGAAAAAAGACATTGAGCGGGGTTAATATTTCCAGCTTTGTCAAAGGGTGGGAGGAGTTTGTTGACCGGGTGAAGGTGGACCAtggcaaggacaaggacggGAAAGCGAAGGAAAAGCAGGCAGGCAAACAAGAGAAGACCACCGATGTGGTGGAGGAGAGAGCTGACCATGATGTCGAAAAGGATGAGGACGAAAAGAGTGGACATCATGAATCTATTCCGGATGTTAGCCACCACGGAGGGCAGGACTGCAGTACCCCGGAGGAACGAGAGCATGAGACTGATGTGAAAG AGGTCTGGTTTGCAGGCGCCCATTGCGATGTAGGCGGCGGCTCAGTCCTCAACGAGACAAAGAATCACCTCGCTCGTATTCCACTGCGCTGGATGGTCCGCGAATGCTTCCTTAACAACACCGGCATCCTCTTCCATTCCACCGAGTTGGCAGAAATTGGACTTAGCCCATGTTCACTCTGGCCTATTGTCAAAATTCCTACTCCCCTACCTCCCCTACCTACCTCCGAGTTGAAGCACGAGTTAGATCCAACAGACGGAACGTTGGTCGACAGTCCTCCTTCGACACCGCTTCCCGGAAACCCCCTCCTTCCACTCGCTCATTTGACTCTTGGATCGAATGAAGATGCGAACGATGCGATCACTCCGATCTACGATCAGCTCACGATCGCCAAGTGGTGGTGGATCTTGGAAGTTATGCCATTGCGACAGCGGTACCAGCGCCATGACAAAACGTGGAGGACCTGGTTCGA GATAAACATGGGGCGTTCTCGTAAAATCCACGGCCAGAAACGCTTCCCGACCTACGTCCATCGGTCTGTCCTGTACCGCATGCAAGAACTAGGATACGTCCCCCGAGCTGAACTCTTGGCGAATCCAAGCCCGATTTGGGTTGATTAA
- a CDS encoding hemolysin-III channel protein translates to MKVSSQFRPQYSWLGCARSVFGYLHNETVNIQTHLFGALGFLFLLFDAQETESSYNTLTWRDRVVFRLAIIAAIVCLATSTLFHTVTCHSPNVAKKCNALDYTGIIVVSVGTFYPTLHYGFFCDYYLKTVYITSITVGGAASAYVVLQPDYATPAYRWARTSVFYALGVVALVPLVHAYFSYGLERMQNEMGLHWLLACICFYVVGGMIYGCRVPERWMAGTFDYFGASHQILHICVVLAMLSNYKAMLTGLEYWHGKRAGTCGVKLGQLDLHFRATTMSYILNLPLDILAIIIAHVEPHDLCRIALVSRLLNSLATPKIYEEVIYGDALAQNWGKVLCPLKTLNSRPDLLVRLKSLDLTSVPWDEPDKNHSAPEFFVSYQEVLKAAQNLQRLAIGRYEDGFLGELICTPNELISSAQDQPKTRGSALLHLPSSTEYLLLRQPGESIIHGLVTLANSSQLSGLTNLRIIANDCLLPAGLSTILTNTPNLKALGIIRCACITLPNLLSSIGHLKLDMLEFGWASRNGGLERSQISFPSLPMLREISLRNIPVVYPGGFRHDQSRSATKDQLLYVLDNICCATLSVCGDLKSVWSSPS, encoded by the exons ATGAAGGTGTCCTCCCAATTCAGACCACAATATTCATGGTTAGGATGTGCCCGTTCGGTTTTTGGTT ATTTACACAATGAAACAG TCAATATTCAAACTCACCTTTTCGGGGCTCTTGGATTTTTGTTCCTTCTCTTCGATGCGCAAGAAACAGAGTCTAGCTATAACACATTGACCTGGCGAGACCGTGTTGTGTTCAGGCTGGCCATTATCGCCGCGATAGTTTGCCTCGCTACAAGTACGCTATTTCACACAGTTACTTGCCATTCCCCCAAC GTTGCAAAGAAGTGTAATGCTTTAGATTACACAGGGATTATTG TGGTGTCCGTTGGGACATTCTACCCGACCCTTCACTATGGCTTCTTTTGTGACTATTACTTAAAGACCGTTTATATCACCTCCATTACGGTCGGAGGAGCCG CCTCCGCCTATGTAGTCTTGCAGCCAGACTACGCGACTCCTGCTTACCGTTGGGCGCGTACATCCGTCTTTTATGCGCTCGGAGTCGTTGCGCTTGTCCCGCTAGTCCATGCCTATTTTTCATATGGCCTGGAGCGAATGCAGAATGAAATGGGGCTTCATTGGCTTTTAGCATGCATTTGCTTCTACGTAGTCGGAGGAATGATTTA TGGCTGTCGCGTTCCAGAGCGTTGGATGGCTGGTACGTTCGATTATTTTGGAGCATCGCATCAGATTCTCCACATATGTGTCGTATTGGCGATGTTGTCGAACTACAAG GCAATGTTGACTGGACTGGAGTATTGGCATGGGAAACGCGCGGGAACATGTGGTGT GAAATTGGGCCAACTCGACCTTCACTTTCGCGCCACCACGATGTCATATATTCTTAACCTACCACTTGATATTCTCGCTATTATAATTGCCCACGTTGAGCCCCATGATCTTTGTAGAATAGCTCTCGTATCGCGTCTATTAAATAGCCTTGCCACTCCCAAGATATATGAAGAAGTGATATACGGCGATGCACTTGCTCAAAACTGGGGAAAG GTTTTATGCCCACTCAAGACATTGAACTCACGCCCAGACCTACTGGTTCGCCTTAAATCGCTAG ACCTCACCAGTGTACCTTGGGATGAACCAGATAAAAATCACTCTGCGCCGGAGTTCTTCGTGAGCTATCAAGAGGTTCTAAAAGCTGCGCAGAACCTACAGAGGCTGGCTATTGGACGATATGAAGACGGCTTCTTGGGCGAACTTATTTGTACTCCCAACGAGCTTATTTCCTCCGCCCAGGACCAACCCAAAACCCGCGGAAGCGCGCTTCTCCATCTACCCAGCTCAACAGAGTATTTGTTGCTTCGCCAACCGGGCGAGAGTATCATTCATGGACTGGTCACTTTGGCTAACTCTTCCCAGCTCTCTGGACTGACTAACTTGCGCATTATTGCGAATGATTGCCTTCTACCTGCCGGATTGTCGACTATTCTAACCAACACACCCAATTTGAAAGCGTTGGGCATTATCAGATGCGCCTGCATTACGCTTCCGAACTTGTTGAGTAGTATTGGACATCTAAAACTGGACATGCTCGAGTTTGGATGGGCAAGTCGTAATGGCGGGCTTGAGAGGTCACAAATTTCATTTCCAAGTTTGCCCATGCTTCGTGAAATTTCACTGAGAAATATACCGGTAGTTTATCCAGGTGGTTTCCGACACGATCAGTCTCGATCTGCGACTAAAGATCAACTGCTATACGTACTTGATAACATATGCTGCGCAACACTATCGGTGTGTGGCGACCTCAAATCCGTTTGGTCATCGCCGAGCTAA